The following are encoded together in the Neomonachus schauinslandi chromosome X, ASM220157v2, whole genome shotgun sequence genome:
- the MAGEB17 gene encoding LOW QUALITY PROTEIN: melanoma-associated antigen B17 (The sequence of the model RefSeq protein was modified relative to this genomic sequence to represent the inferred CDS: deleted 1 base in 1 codon; substituted 2 bases at 2 genomic stop codons) produces the protein MPHGQKSKLRARERSRQARGESQGLGAAQATAAVEEEVPSSPLLVCQGAPLSSPAIGPPQKSQRAXSTSSPDATISGXSSDEGAKSQGKESPSPCQALPSPESSHTDPLTRKAGMLVHFLLYKYKMKEPITEAEILKGINKKYKEQFPEILKRTTERLELVFGLELKEVDPSSHSYAFVSKVGLPTEGRLSDGVGFPKNGLLMPLLGVIFMNGNGATEEETWEFLNVLGVYAGRRHLIFGEPRKLITKDLVQEEHLEYRQVADSDAPCYEFLWGPRGHAETSKMKVLEFLAKVSNTVYPSAFQGWYEEALRDEKERAQARVATQAATGAPASACSKATSSSPPQP, from the exons ATGCCTCATGGTCAGAAGAGTAAGCTCCGTGCCCGGGAGAGAAGCCGACAGGCCCGAGGTGAGAGCCAGGGTCTTGGGGCAGCTCAGGCCACTGCAGCAGTGGAAGAAGAGGTCCCCTCTTCCCCCTTGCTTGTCTGTCAGGGTGCGCCCCTGAGCTCCCCTGCAATAGGCCCTCCCCAAAAGTCTCAGAGGGCCTGATCCACCAGCAGTCCTGATGCAACCATTTCAGGCTGAAGTTCTGATGAAGGTGCCAAGAGCCAAGGGAAGGAAAGCCCAAGTCCCTGCCAGGCCCTGCCTTCCCCTGAGAGCTCTCACACAGATCCTCTGACCAGGAAGGCGGGCATGTTGGTGCATTTTCTGCTGTACAAGTATAAAATGAAGGAGCCCATTACCGAGGCAGAAATACTGAAGGGTATCAACAAAAAGTACAAGGAGCAATTCCCTGAGATCCTCAAGAGAACCACTGAGCGCTTGGAGCTGGTCTTTGGCCTTGAGCTGAAGGAAGTTGACCCCAGCAGTCACTCTTACGCCTTTGTTAGCAAAGTGGGCCTTCCCACCGAAGGGCGTCTGAGCGACGGCGTGGGATTCCCCAAGAACGGGCTCCTGATGCCTCTCCTGGGTGTGATCTTCATGAATGGCAACGGGGCCACTGAGGAGGAGACGTGGGAATTCCTGAATGTGTTG GGGGTCTATGCTGGGAGGAGGCATCTCATCTTTGGGGAGCCCAGGAAGCTCATCACCAAAGATTTGGTGCAGGAAGAGCACCTGGAGTACCGCCAGGTGGCCGACAGTGATGCTCCTTGCTACGAGTTCCTGTGGGGCCCAAGAGGCCACGCTGAAACCAGCAAGATGAAAGTCCTGGAGTTTTTGGCCAAAGTCAGCAATACTGTGTACCCCAGTGCCTTCCAGGGCTGGTATGAAGAGGCTTTGAGAGATGAGAAAGAGCGAGCCCAGGCCAGAGTTGCAACCCAGGCTGCCACTGGTGCCCCGGCCAGTGCCTGCTCCAAAGCCACGTCCAGCAGCCCCCCTCAGCCCTAG